One window from the genome of Streptomyces sp. NBC_01476 encodes:
- a CDS encoding acyl-CoA thioester hydrolase/BAAT C-terminal domain-containing protein — translation MELTERELSDPWEGVLVAPATGTEAGVLVLGGSSGRIERERARLLARQGIMALAVRWFGGPGQSPGICEIPLETFLDAVGLLRAEGARRVGVLGLSKGAEAALLTAVHDPRVDVVIALSPTSRVWCNAGPGLDGAQRPYRSSWTWQGQPVPFVPMDDSWTAAQPSSAPVAIRGRYERSEKTFSHLVPAAEIPVEKARADLLLVAGGDDAMWPSLPFADHLAERRRSAGATVRLIARDDAGHRPRLPGETPAPASPHFLYGGTPEADALLGAAAWPHILTALSGRS, via the coding sequence GTGGAACTGACGGAGCGTGAGCTGTCCGATCCGTGGGAGGGCGTCCTGGTCGCTCCTGCGACCGGTACCGAGGCCGGTGTTCTGGTCCTGGGCGGTTCCAGCGGGCGTATCGAGCGGGAGAGGGCACGCCTTCTTGCCCGGCAGGGCATCATGGCGCTGGCGGTCCGCTGGTTCGGCGGCCCTGGACAGTCCCCGGGAATCTGTGAGATCCCCCTGGAGACCTTCCTCGACGCCGTCGGTCTTCTCCGCGCCGAGGGCGCGCGCCGGGTTGGTGTCCTCGGCCTCTCCAAGGGGGCTGAAGCGGCTCTGCTCACCGCGGTGCACGACCCCCGCGTGGACGTGGTCATCGCACTGTCGCCGACGTCGCGGGTCTGGTGCAACGCCGGACCCGGCCTGGACGGTGCACAGCGGCCGTATCGGTCGTCCTGGACCTGGCAGGGGCAGCCGGTTCCTTTCGTGCCGATGGACGATTCCTGGACGGCCGCACAGCCGTCGAGCGCCCCCGTCGCCATCCGCGGGCGCTACGAACGGAGCGAGAAGACCTTCAGCCATCTGGTTCCCGCGGCGGAGATACCCGTGGAGAAAGCCCGGGCGGATCTGCTGCTCGTCGCTGGCGGCGACGACGCGATGTGGCCCTCCCTGCCCTTCGCCGACCACCTCGCGGAACGCCGCCGCTCCGCCGGGGCCACCGTGCGGCTGATCGCCCGTGATGACGCCGGCCACCGCCCGCGCCTCCCGGGCGAGACCCCGGCGCCGGCTTCCCCGCACTTCCTGTACGGAGGTACGCCCGAGGCCGACGCACTCCTGGGGGCGGCTGCCTGGCCGCACATCCTCACCGCGCTCAGCGGCAGAAGCTGA